The DNA region aaaattaaatattattgTAAATCAAGGAAAAGAAAAATAAGTAGAGAGTGGAGTGGAAGGTGGAAGAATATTTGTGTGAGAACGTACATCTACATGAGTATAGCaaataaaaaaatgaattaaaaataatattattaaaaatagaaGATAAGGAAATTAATAAAAAATTGAGAGTTTGAAACAAGtttcaagagcttggaacaagaggatATATGATTTCTTAAAAAAGATAGGCTTCATCAAATGTGTATACGAACATGGTGTGTATGTGAAGAAGGATGCAAAATAAGGGGTGATAGTTCTTTGTCTCTACGTGGATGATTTTTAGATTACGGGCAGCGATGAAGACTACATTTTTAAATTTAAGGGTGAGCTTATGAAGGAATTTGAGATGACCAACCTTGGCCACATGACATACTTCCTTGGCATTGAGTTTCACAAATATAAAAGGGGATTACTcatgcatcaaagaaggtatgcacttgaaattttgaaagaaaaaaaaaactaaaatgaAACATTGTGACATTGCAATTACTCCAGTTGAACCAAGGTTGCATTTGGGAAAGAGTGAACATGAGCATGATGTTAATCCAACTCAGTGCCGGAGGCTGATTGGATTCGAACATTACTTGTGTAATATGAGACATAATTTGGATTCTAGTGTCAGAATTGTGAGAAGATTCATGGAGAGACCAAAGGTGTCTCACTTGAAAGCAGTCAAGAGGATTATAAGATACATCAAAGGTTCTATTGGCTGCAAAATTTTATTTCCTACAACAGACAAGGGCATAAAGTACAATTTACTTGGATATACCGATTCCAACTGGTGTGGAGATAAAGATGATATAAAATCCACAGTTGGATACATCTTTATGTTTGGAGAAACACCAATCTTATGGTGTTCAAAGAAGGAATCGGTAGTGACACTCTCTTCTCATGAGGCCAAGTATATTGCAACTTCGTTGTATGTGTCCCAAGCCGCATGGTTGATGAATTTGTTAAAAGAGTTGTATAGTGAAGAGGGTGAGGTTATAACGCTCATGGTTGATAACATTCCGCTATAAATCTTTCTAAGAATTCAATTTCACATAGGAGAAGCAAATATATTGAGGGATTTCACTACTAGAGAGAGCCTGCTAATGAAACGAGATTGATGTTGGGGTATTATAGAAGTGAAGACCAAGTGGCCGATTTGATGATCAAAGGAGGGTCGATTGAAGCATTCAAAATGTTGAAGAAGAATATGGGCATGGAAAAATTGGAGCACATGAATTAA from Lathyrus oleraceus cultivar Zhongwan6 chromosome 1, CAAS_Psat_ZW6_1.0, whole genome shotgun sequence includes:
- the LOC127098173 gene encoding secreted RxLR effector protein 161-like; translation: MKHCDIAITPVEPRLHLGKSEHEHDVNPTQCRRLIGFEHYLCNMRHNLDSSVRIVRRFMERPKVSHLKAVKRIIRYIKGSIGCKILFPTTDKGIKYNLLGYTDSNWCGDKDDIKSTVGYIFMFGETPILWCSKKESVVTLSSHEAKYIATSLYVSQAAWLMNLLKELYSEEGEVITLMVDNIPL